The following proteins come from a genomic window of Pseudomonas hygromyciniae:
- a CDS encoding FecR domain-containing protein: protein MSQISSKPVSARVLDAAIAWQLSLDSGDRSAVEHDEFSKWLASNDEHARAWRQLGMLDQRFSVASGPARAALLQSREGIRRRVRKLGSGLASVVLVCGLALFAGQRYVPINYWLADQRTATGEQRTLKLADGTLINLNTHSAIDVRFDEKRRVIVLQDGEILVQTGHNDARPFVVQTRDGSLRALGTRFIVKREDDGTRLSVLQSAVAAQPEASQQEQVFKEGQQVLMRQDGLGPLLAVTPGTDAWTRGMLVVDNARLADVVEELARYRSGYLGVDKNVADLRITGSFPLQDTDLALNALLPTLPVQIQQRTPWWVTVVPKVAGNP, encoded by the coding sequence GTGAGTCAGATCAGCTCCAAACCGGTTTCGGCACGCGTGCTGGATGCTGCGATTGCCTGGCAACTGTCCCTGGATTCCGGGGATCGCAGCGCTGTGGAGCATGACGAGTTCAGTAAATGGCTGGCCAGCAACGACGAACACGCCCGCGCTTGGCGCCAACTGGGCATGCTCGATCAGCGCTTCAGCGTGGCCAGCGGCCCGGCGCGGGCGGCGCTGCTGCAATCGCGTGAGGGCATCCGCCGCCGGGTGCGCAAGCTCGGCAGCGGCCTGGCCAGTGTGGTGCTGGTCTGCGGCCTGGCGCTGTTCGCAGGCCAGCGCTACGTGCCCATCAACTATTGGCTGGCCGACCAACGCACCGCCACCGGCGAACAACGCACGCTGAAGCTGGCGGATGGCACCCTGATCAACCTCAACACCCACAGCGCCATTGATGTGCGCTTTGACGAAAAACGCCGGGTGATTGTGTTGCAGGACGGCGAGATCCTGGTCCAGACCGGCCACAACGATGCGCGGCCCTTTGTCGTCCAGACCCGCGACGGCAGCCTGCGCGCCCTGGGCACGCGGTTTATCGTCAAACGCGAGGACGACGGTACGCGGCTCAGCGTTTTGCAGTCGGCCGTCGCTGCGCAGCCCGAGGCGTCGCAGCAGGAGCAGGTGTTCAAGGAAGGCCAGCAGGTGCTGATGCGCCAGGACGGCCTCGGTCCACTGCTGGCGGTCACGCCCGGCACCGACGCCTGGACCCGCGGCATGCTGGTGGTCGACAACGCGCGGCTGGCGGATGTGGTCGAGGAACTCGCCCGCTACCGCAGCGGCTATTTGGGTGTGGATAAAAACGTGGCCGACCTGCGCATCACTGGCAGCTTCCCGCTGCAGGACACCGACCTGGCTTTGAATGCGCTGTTGCCCACCTTGCCAGTGCAGATCCAGCAGCGTACGCCGTGGTGGGTGACGGTGGTGCCAAAGGTTGCGGGCAACCCTTAG
- a CDS encoding putative nucleotidyltransferase substrate binding domain-containing protein, with the protein MSKADAFTQAGKTAVLQNIHGTLQFLQRFPPFNQMENAHLAFLVEQCQLRFYGPGESILKPSAGPVEHFYIVKQGRVVGQRPDSAETTFEIATGECFPLAALLGERATRTEHKAAEDTFCLQLNKPAFIKLFALSGAFRDFALRGVSSLLDQVNQQVQQKAVENLGTQYSLNTRLGELAMRHPVTCSPLTPLREAVTLMHEQQVGSIVVVDEHKAPLGIFTLRDLRHVVADGTSDFTQAIERHMTQAPFFLSPDHSAFDAAIAMTERHIAHVCLVKDRRLCGVVSERDLFSLQRVDLVHLARTIRNAPRVENLVALRGEIGQLVERMLAHGASSTQITHIITLLNDHTVCRVIELSIADKGDPGVPFSWLCFGSEGRREQTLHTDQDNGILFDARDAAHAAEIRGLLLPLAQQINQSLALCGFTLCKGNIMAGNPELCLSRAEWARRFAAFIREATPENLLKSSIYFDLRVVWGDEQGCDQLRQGILDQVADNRLFQRMMAENALRQRPPVGRFRDFVLTRKGSDKATLDLKVQGLTPFVDGARLLALANGIAANNTLERLRQLVDKAVIERLDGAAYEEAYHFIQQTRMQQHQLQTRENQPYSNRVDPDSLNHLDRRILRESLRQAQRLQSSLALRYQL; encoded by the coding sequence ATGAGTAAAGCTGATGCTTTCACCCAGGCAGGGAAAACTGCGGTGTTGCAGAACATTCACGGCACCCTGCAATTCCTTCAACGGTTCCCACCTTTCAACCAGATGGAAAACGCCCACCTGGCGTTTCTGGTGGAACAGTGCCAATTGCGCTTCTACGGCCCCGGCGAGAGTATTCTCAAACCGTCGGCAGGCCCGGTGGAGCACTTCTATATCGTCAAGCAGGGGCGCGTGGTCGGCCAGCGTCCGGATTCGGCCGAGACCACCTTCGAAATCGCCACCGGAGAGTGCTTCCCCCTGGCCGCCCTGCTGGGAGAGCGGGCCACCCGCACCGAGCACAAGGCCGCCGAAGATACCTTCTGCCTGCAATTGAACAAGCCGGCGTTTATCAAGCTGTTTGCCCTGTCCGGGGCGTTCCGCGATTTTGCCTTGCGTGGGGTCAGCAGCCTGTTGGATCAGGTCAACCAGCAAGTCCAGCAGAAAGCCGTGGAAAACCTCGGCACCCAGTATTCACTCAATACCCGCCTGGGCGAATTGGCCATGCGCCACCCGGTGACGTGCAGCCCGCTGACGCCGCTGCGTGAGGCGGTCACGTTGATGCATGAGCAACAGGTCGGCAGCATCGTGGTGGTCGATGAACACAAGGCCCCCCTGGGGATTTTCACCCTGCGTGACCTGCGCCACGTAGTGGCCGATGGCACCAGCGACTTCACCCAGGCCATCGAGCGCCATATGACCCAGGCGCCGTTCTTCCTCAGCCCGGATCACAGCGCCTTCGACGCGGCAATTGCCATGACCGAACGGCACATCGCCCACGTTTGCCTGGTCAAGGATCGACGCTTGTGTGGCGTGGTGTCCGAGCGTGATCTGTTTTCCCTGCAACGGGTCGATCTGGTGCACCTGGCCCGCACCATCCGCAATGCGCCACGGGTGGAAAACCTGGTGGCGCTGCGTGGCGAGATCGGCCAACTGGTGGAGCGCATGCTGGCCCATGGCGCGTCCTCGACCCAGATCACCCATATCATCACGCTGCTCAACGATCACACGGTGTGCCGGGTCATCGAACTAAGCATCGCCGACAAAGGCGACCCCGGCGTGCCGTTCAGTTGGCTGTGTTTCGGCAGCGAGGGGCGCCGCGAACAGACCCTGCATACCGACCAGGACAACGGCATCCTGTTTGATGCACGGGACGCCGCCCATGCGGCCGAGATTCGCGGCCTGCTGTTGCCGCTGGCGCAGCAGATCAACCAGAGCCTGGCGCTGTGCGGCTTTACCCTGTGCAAGGGCAATATCATGGCCGGCAACCCCGAGCTGTGCCTGTCCCGCGCCGAGTGGGCCCGGCGCTTTGCCGCGTTTATCCGCGAGGCGACGCCGGAGAACCTGCTCAAATCCAGCATCTACTTCGACCTGCGCGTGGTATGGGGCGATGAGCAGGGCTGCGACCAGTTGCGCCAGGGCATCCTTGACCAGGTCGCAGACAACCGCTTGTTCCAACGGATGATGGCCGAGAACGCCCTGCGCCAGCGCCCGCCGGTGGGGCGCTTCCGTGATTTTGTGCTGACGCGCAAAGGCTCGGACAAGGCCACCCTGGACCTCAAGGTGCAGGGCCTGACACCGTTCGTAGACGGTGCCCGCCTGTTGGCCCTGGCCAATGGGATCGCCGCCAACAACACCCTGGAGCGCTTGCGCCAGCTAGTGGACAAAGCGGTGATCGAACGCCTGGACGGCGCAGCCTATGAAGAGGCCTACCACTTTATCCAGCAAACCCGCATGCAGCAGCACCAATTGCAGACCCGCGAGAACCAGCCGTACTCCAACCGGGTCGACCCGGACAGCCTCAACCACCTGGACCGGCGCATCCTGCGCGAATCCCTGCGCCAGGCCCAACGCCTGCAAAGCAGCCTGGCCCTGAGGTATCAGCTGTGA
- a CDS encoding PepSY-associated TM helix domain-containing protein produces the protein MKSTTIRRWSFIHTWTSLICTVFLLMLALTGLPLIFHHEIDHLLGNEPELKQMPADTPQLNLEQLVAKAQAHRPGEAMQYLAWDEDDKNGVIAIMAATAGTEPNSSHTFMLDARTGESVEMPSANGGLTMFLLRLHVDMFAGLPGKLLLAFMGVLFVLAIISGTVLYLPFMRRLRFATVRQDKSTRLRWLDLHNLIGVVTLTWALVVGVTGVISASADLIIAAWRNDSLTAMIEPYKNAPPLTLRAPATDLLKIAEQVAPGMTPDFIAFPGTRFSSEHHYAVFMKGSTHLTSHLLTPVLIDASDLSVTAVAGRPWYMDAMGMSQPLHFGDYGGMPMKILWAVLDVLTIIVLGSGVYLWLVRRKAAKP, from the coding sequence ATGAAAAGCACAACCATCCGCCGCTGGTCCTTCATCCACACCTGGACCAGCCTGATCTGCACCGTATTCCTGCTGATGTTGGCGCTGACCGGTCTGCCGTTGATCTTTCACCATGAGATCGATCACCTGCTGGGCAATGAGCCCGAGCTCAAGCAGATGCCGGCCGATACCCCGCAGCTCAACCTTGAGCAACTGGTGGCCAAGGCCCAGGCCCATCGCCCTGGCGAAGCCATGCAGTACCTGGCCTGGGACGAAGACGACAAGAACGGCGTGATTGCAATCATGGCGGCCACCGCCGGCACCGAGCCCAATTCGTCCCACACCTTTATGCTCGACGCGCGCACCGGCGAAAGCGTGGAGATGCCGTCGGCCAATGGCGGCTTGACGATGTTCCTGCTGCGCCTGCATGTGGATATGTTCGCCGGGCTGCCGGGCAAGTTGCTGCTGGCGTTCATGGGTGTGCTGTTTGTGCTGGCGATCATTTCCGGCACGGTGTTGTACCTGCCGTTCATGCGGCGCTTGAGGTTCGCCACCGTGCGCCAGGACAAGTCCACGCGCCTGCGCTGGCTGGACCTGCACAACCTGATCGGCGTCGTCACCCTGACCTGGGCGTTGGTGGTGGGCGTCACCGGGGTGATCAGCGCCAGTGCCGACTTGATCATCGCCGCCTGGCGCAATGACAGCCTCACCGCGATGATCGAACCCTACAAGAACGCACCGCCGCTGACCTTGCGGGCGCCGGCCACTGACCTGCTGAAAATCGCCGAACAGGTCGCGCCGGGCATGACCCCGGACTTTATTGCGTTCCCCGGTACGCGGTTTTCCAGCGAGCACCATTACGCGGTGTTCATGAAAGGCAGCACACACCTGACCTCGCACCTGCTGACGCCAGTGTTGATCGACGCCAGCGACCTGAGCGTCACCGCCGTCGCCGGGCGGCCGTGGTACATGGACGCCATGGGCATGTCCCAGCCCCTGCACTTTGGCGACTATGGCGGCATGCCGATGAAAATCCTCTGGGCGGTCCTGGATGTGCTGACCATCATCGTGCTGGGCAGCGGTGTGTATCTGTGGCTGGTGCGGCGCAAGGCGGCCAAGCCATGA
- a CDS encoding TonB-dependent siderophore receptor, with amino-acid sequence MSRTLDTLLRPSLLAVAIALSAPLASTALIAAEQASSVRAYNLPAAPLASTLNQIASQAGLALTLNPALATGKTSAPVKGQFDAPGALREALRGSGLQLEQSSTGTFTLVPVPEGVIALPETSIIGQGSYESAWGPVDGYVATRTAAGSKTDTALVEAPRSISVATRQQMLDRNVQNLDDAVKYMPGIVSASYGSDTRYDWMRVRGFEPTHFLDGLPLPRGVYANPKAETWNLDRLALLRGPASSVYGQTPPGGLLDMVSRRPSAESSNAIQVQYGSDNYRQINFASTGKIDDEGQFLYGLSGVVRDAGTQVDHIDNKRYNIAPSLTWNIDTDTKLTFLSQFTRDDTGTTSQFLPIVGTKIKSPLGEVSHHKNLGDPDYEFYDRTYYALGYAFEHRFNDTWQFKQNLRYTKSELSFQQLTVGAYFHAPVDAEGNISRTSTNVDEDIAQFAVDNNFQADFATGNINHTVLIGLDHQRTNSSYLSIFGDGGSVNIYNPVYGQPIVRPARKDAFYDYDQKTVQTGLYVQDQMALDKWRLTLGGREDWVHQGTTYLNKSDATNTDRSKNFSGNAALSYVFDSGFVPYLSYAESFQPASNASVDPVKSYKPTEGKQWELGVKYQPPGSNTLLSAAVYDLTQKNVLVTRFGSGGESITDQAGEVKVKGLELEAISDVTENLKVIAAYTLAKSEVQTGIYKGNRLQLMPNQQASLWTDYTWHDGVLDGFGIGAGARYTGNTYGDQGNTWLGKADAYTVFDAAVHYDLGRLDNSLKGASVKLNATNLFDKQYISTCDASYCYYGDQRSVVASATYQW; translated from the coding sequence ATGTCCCGCACGCTAGACACCTTGTTGCGCCCCAGCCTGTTAGCCGTGGCCATTGCCCTTAGCGCCCCGCTGGCCAGCACTGCGCTAATCGCCGCCGAACAGGCGTCCAGCGTGCGTGCCTACAATCTGCCAGCCGCCCCGTTGGCCAGCACCCTGAACCAGATCGCCAGCCAGGCCGGCCTGGCACTGACCCTCAACCCAGCACTGGCAACAGGCAAGACCTCGGCCCCGGTCAAAGGCCAGTTCGACGCCCCGGGCGCCCTGCGTGAAGCCCTGCGCGGCAGTGGTTTGCAGTTGGAGCAGAGCAGCACCGGCACCTTCACCCTGGTGCCCGTCCCGGAGGGTGTAATTGCACTGCCAGAGACCAGCATCATTGGCCAGGGCAGCTATGAAAGCGCCTGGGGACCGGTGGATGGCTATGTCGCTACGCGTACGGCGGCGGGGAGCAAGACTGATACCGCGCTGGTAGAAGCACCCCGTTCGATCTCCGTCGCAACCCGCCAGCAGATGCTGGACCGCAACGTGCAGAACCTGGATGACGCGGTCAAGTACATGCCCGGCATCGTTTCCGCCAGCTATGGCAGTGACACGCGTTATGACTGGATGCGCGTACGCGGCTTCGAACCCACCCATTTCCTCGATGGCCTGCCACTGCCTCGTGGTGTGTACGCCAACCCGAAAGCAGAAACCTGGAACCTCGACCGCCTCGCCCTGCTGCGTGGCCCTGCCTCGTCGGTCTACGGCCAGACCCCACCGGGCGGTCTGCTGGATATGGTCAGCCGGCGCCCCAGCGCAGAATCAAGCAATGCCATCCAGGTGCAGTACGGCAGCGACAACTACCGCCAGATCAACTTCGCCAGCACCGGCAAGATCGATGATGAAGGTCAGTTCCTCTATGGCCTCAGTGGCGTGGTGCGCGACGCCGGCACCCAGGTCGATCACATCGACAACAAGCGCTACAACATCGCGCCGAGCCTGACCTGGAATATCGATACCGATACCAAGCTGACCTTCCTGTCGCAGTTCACTCGCGACGATACCGGCACCACCAGTCAGTTCCTGCCGATCGTGGGCACCAAGATCAAATCTCCGTTGGGCGAAGTATCCCATCACAAGAACCTGGGTGACCCGGACTACGAGTTCTACGACCGTACCTACTACGCATTGGGCTACGCCTTTGAGCATCGTTTCAACGATACCTGGCAATTCAAGCAAAACCTGCGTTACACCAAATCGGAGCTGTCCTTCCAGCAACTGACCGTGGGCGCTTACTTCCACGCCCCGGTGGACGCTGAGGGCAATATCAGCCGCACCTCGACCAATGTGGACGAGGACATCGCTCAGTTTGCAGTGGACAACAACTTCCAGGCTGACTTCGCCACCGGCAATATCAATCACACTGTGCTGATCGGCCTGGATCATCAGCGCACCAATAGCTCCTATCTATCGATTTTTGGTGACGGTGGTTCCGTTAACATCTACAACCCGGTCTACGGGCAGCCAATCGTGCGCCCAGCGCGCAAGGATGCGTTCTACGACTACGACCAGAAAACCGTACAGACCGGCCTCTATGTGCAAGACCAGATGGCCCTGGACAAATGGCGCCTGACCCTGGGTGGACGTGAAGACTGGGTGCATCAAGGCACCACGTACCTCAACAAGAGTGACGCGACCAATACCGACCGCAGCAAAAACTTCAGTGGCAACGCTGCACTGAGTTATGTGTTCGACTCGGGCTTTGTACCGTACCTGTCCTATGCCGAGTCATTCCAGCCAGCGAGCAACGCCAGCGTTGACCCGGTCAAGTCGTACAAACCCACCGAAGGCAAGCAATGGGAATTGGGGGTCAAGTACCAGCCCCCTGGTAGCAACACACTGCTCAGCGCAGCGGTTTACGACCTGACCCAGAAAAACGTGCTGGTCACTCGATTCGGCTCGGGGGGCGAGTCGATCACCGACCAGGCCGGCGAAGTGAAGGTCAAGGGCCTGGAGCTGGAAGCCATCTCTGATGTGACCGAGAACCTCAAGGTCATCGCCGCCTACACCCTGGCCAAATCCGAGGTGCAGACCGGTATCTACAAAGGTAACCGCCTGCAACTGATGCCAAACCAGCAAGCATCCCTGTGGACCGACTACACCTGGCACGACGGTGTTCTCGACGGTTTCGGCATTGGCGCTGGCGCCCGCTACACCGGAAACACCTATGGCGACCAAGGCAACACCTGGCTGGGCAAGGCCGATGCCTACACGGTGTTCGATGCCGCCGTGCATTACGACCTTGGCCGCCTCGACAATAGCCTCAAAGGTGCCTCGGTAAAACTGAACGCCACCAACCTGTTCGATAAGCAGTACATCTCCACCTGTGATGCCTCCTACTGCTACTACGGCGACCAACGCAGCGTCGTCGCCAGCGCCACCTATCAGTGGTAA
- a CDS encoding 3'-5' exonuclease: MSLFSWLRPHRPGLDALQQARLQQLPAPGTLGDNTLRDQRWVVLDLETSGLNLNRDQVLSIGAVVIEDGAIDFSQQFERTLLRAHTKLSPSVLIHGLGPSAIAAGCDPAEALLDFMDFVGDSPLLAFHAPFDQHMLGRALKDSLGYRLAHPFLDVADLAPLLCPQAHIREAGLDDWIAHFNLQVGERHHASADALATAELMLILFSRARQQGLDSPAALQQRLSQWKRRKQAPSF, encoded by the coding sequence GTGAGCCTGTTCAGTTGGCTACGCCCACACCGACCGGGGCTCGATGCCCTGCAACAAGCACGCCTGCAACAACTGCCAGCCCCCGGAACACTCGGCGACAACACCTTGCGCGACCAGCGCTGGGTGGTCCTGGACCTGGAAACCAGCGGCCTGAACCTCAATCGCGATCAGGTGTTGTCGATTGGTGCAGTGGTGATCGAAGACGGTGCCATCGACTTTTCCCAGCAGTTCGAGCGCACTTTGCTGCGGGCGCACACCAAACTCAGCCCCAGCGTCCTGATCCACGGCCTGGGGCCCAGTGCGATCGCCGCCGGTTGCGACCCAGCCGAGGCGTTGCTGGACTTCATGGATTTTGTCGGCGACAGCCCGCTGCTGGCGTTCCACGCACCGTTCGACCAACACATGCTCGGCCGGGCGCTCAAGGACAGCCTGGGTTATCGCCTGGCCCATCCGTTCCTCGACGTGGCAGACCTGGCGCCACTGCTATGTCCCCAAGCGCATATTCGCGAAGCGGGCCTGGATGACTGGATCGCCCACTTCAACCTGCAAGTCGGTGAGCGCCATCACGCCAGCGCCGATGCCCTGGCCACCGCTGAGTTGATGTTGATTCTGTTCAGCCGCGCCCGCCAGCAAGGGCTGGACAGCCCCGCCGCGTTGCAGCAGCGCCTGAGCCAGTGGAAACGGCGCAAGCAAGCCCCGTCCTTCTAA
- a CDS encoding RNA polymerase sigma factor, with the protein MSSAQTPHSELVGTLYRDHRGWLLAWLRRNVACPSRAEDLSQDTFMRLLGREELREPREPRAFLVAVAKGLLFDYFRRAALEQAYLTELMLIPESEHPSPQEQHLILEDLKAIDRLLGKLSSKARAAFLYNRLDGLGHAEIAQRLGVSVPRVRQYLAQGIRQCYIALYGEPL; encoded by the coding sequence TTGTCGTCCGCCCAAACTCCCCACAGTGAGCTTGTTGGCACGTTGTACCGTGACCATCGCGGCTGGCTGCTGGCATGGTTGCGGCGCAACGTGGCGTGCCCCAGTCGTGCCGAGGACCTGAGCCAAGACACCTTCATGCGCCTGCTGGGACGTGAAGAACTGCGCGAACCTCGTGAACCCCGGGCGTTCCTGGTAGCCGTCGCCAAGGGCCTGCTGTTCGACTATTTCCGCCGCGCGGCGCTGGAACAGGCCTACCTCACCGAACTGATGCTGATCCCGGAAAGCGAGCACCCTTCCCCACAAGAACAGCACCTGATCCTCGAAGACCTCAAGGCCATCGACCGCCTGCTGGGCAAACTCTCCAGCAAGGCCCGCGCTGCCTTCCTCTATAACCGTCTCGATGGCCTGGGCCACGCCGAGATCGCCCAGCGCCTGGGTGTTTCCGTGCCACGGGTGCGACAGTACCTGGCCCAGGGCATTCGCCAGTGCTACATCGCACTGTATGGCGAGCCGCTGTGA
- a CDS encoding glutathione S-transferase family protein encodes MSAPSMTLFQHPASPFVRKVLVLLHETGQQDRVALETVLVTPVNPILALNEGNPVGKIPALRLADGNVLHDSRVILDYFDHQHVGNPLIPRDGSARWRRLTLASMADGIMDAAVLVRYETALRPADKQWESWLQEQRNKIRRTLAELERDAIAELASHFDIAAISVACALGYVDFRHPDLQWRSSNPKLATWYAEVSQRPSMLATQPPA; translated from the coding sequence ATGTCCGCGCCAAGCATGACGTTGTTCCAGCACCCCGCTTCGCCGTTTGTCCGCAAAGTCCTGGTCCTGCTCCATGAAACCGGCCAGCAAGATCGGGTCGCCCTGGAGACCGTGTTGGTCACGCCGGTCAACCCGATCCTTGCGCTGAACGAAGGCAACCCCGTGGGCAAGATCCCGGCCCTGCGCCTGGCCGATGGCAATGTGTTGCACGACAGCCGGGTGATCCTCGACTACTTCGACCACCAGCACGTCGGCAACCCACTGATCCCCCGCGACGGCTCGGCTCGCTGGCGCCGCCTGACCCTGGCCTCGATGGCCGACGGGATCATGGACGCGGCCGTGCTGGTGCGCTATGAAACCGCCCTGCGCCCGGCCGACAAGCAGTGGGAAAGCTGGCTGCAAGAACAGCGCAACAAGATCCGCCGTACCCTGGCCGAGCTAGAGCGGGACGCTATCGCCGAGTTGGCCAGCCATTTCGACATCGCCGCCATCAGCGTCGCCTGCGCCTTGGGCTATGTGGATTTTCGCCATCCGGACCTGCAATGGCGTTCGAGCAATCCCAAACTGGCGACCTGGTACGCCGAGGTCAGTCAGCGGCCTTCAATGCTGGCGACCCAGCCGCCTGC